DNA from Orbaceae bacterium lpD01:
GTATCTTAGGTGAGAATCTGAGTTTAGCAGATACCAGCAAGATTGATATTAATCTTCAAGATGGCAGTAATCTTAATATTAATACCGGAACTAATATTCGTGGCGTTGCAGGAACAGGCGGTGTTGTTAATATTACGACAGATAAAAATAGCCAAATTACCTTAACCAACTCAACTAGATCGGCAAATTCTATGACAGCAATTTTGCTTAACGGTCGGGCTTCAAGTGGTAATAATCTTTTAACACTAGAAAATAATGGATCCATTACGATTAATGGGGGTCAATCAACCGGTGTTAAAACAGCGATTTCTGGCGTTGCTGGCGCCACTGCCGATATTACAAACACAGGTAATATTCAAATTTCAGGCAGTAATGCTACTGCAATTAATATCGCGTCAAGATCAAGTAAAGTCAAATCGGCTGGTGATATCACAGTGTCGGGTACCAATGCTAATGGCATCATGCTAAATTCAACCAGTAATATCACAACTGATCAACAAATATTAGATGTGAGCGGGAATATTACGATTGATGGTAACGGACAAGCCATTAGTGCAACAACAAGAGCGGCGACAAATACCATTACATTAGGAAATACGAATATTACTGGCGGATCAGATACCAATGGCGGCGGTGTTTATATGTCAAGTACCACCGGCACACAACAACTAACCTCAGCAGCAAATATTAGTGCGAAAAACGATCAGGCTATTTTCGGTAGTAGTCAGGCCACAACCACGATTGATAACAATAATATCGTCACAGGTTATACCAACTTTACTGGTGCAGGTGCGGTGATATTTAATAATAATGCCAACATAGTGCTACAAAATTTTGCTGGCACCGAGACCAAGTCAACTATTACCAATAATTTTGGTACAACGGGCATTTATAATAATAACGGTACGATTCTCTTTTCAGATAAAAACTTCGATGGTACCAACACGAATGCGGTATTTAATGTCGGTACCTTTAATAATACGGGTGTGATTGATCTTACTGGTAAAAATCCGACCAGCGCCAATGATCTGGTTGGTGATACTTTTACCATTAACGGCAATTATGTTTCTAATGATGGCAGCGTCTATTTAAATACCCTGCTCGATGATGCATCAAGCAATGGTGGTCAAGGTACCAGTGATCAGCTGATCATTAATGGTAATGTCACAACAGGTAGTGCCGCGACTAAACTCTTTATCACACCAACTGCAAGTTCGGTTAATCTTGGCCAGTTAACGACCGGAGATGGGATTAAAGTCGTTGATATTAAAGGTACCTCTTCTGCTGATGCTTTCAAGCTTGGTCGTTCCGTCGTTGCCGGTGCTTATGAATATACCCTTAATCAGGGACAAACTGATAACAGCTGGTATCTTTCCAGCTATAAATTAAATAACTCGAGTGTGATCCAGTACAATCCAGCCATGGGGGCTTATCTGGCTAACCAAACTGCCGCAGTACAAATGTTTCAACAAACCTTCGTTGATCGTCTGCTGTCTTCTGATAGTCAAAATAGTGATGCCTCATCGAGTCTGTTTTGGTTAAAAACTAAAATGAACTATACGAATTACGATAGTATTCATCGCGGGCTGTATAACCGTACCCGCACTTATACCATGCAAATTGGTGGTGATCTGAATGTATTGGCACTTGAGAACGGCGGCAATGTCCATTTCGGTATTATGGGCGGTTATGGTGATTTCAAAGATACCAGCAAATCCGATAGTACAGGTACGCAAACAGAAGGTAAAATCGATGGTTATAGCGTCGGTGTGTATGGGACTTACTTTGCTAATCTGGATATGAATCTTGGTCTATACGTTGATGTCTGGAGCC
Protein-coding regions in this window:
- a CDS encoding autotransporter outer membrane beta-barrel domain-containing protein: MYHLNKITATITLIYLTPFTFVGQLNAATITDSTLTYQNETINAPIIAADNASPSVRNLVLTNTQVNTNVNLPAENGWPAAISLGGSNGNLVGNWNYGNLSLSVDKSSSIVGQASDVATLLYARTDTPDSLVSINNAGTLTLNSNSQTTTENSIGILGENLSLADTSKIDINLQDGSNLNINTGTNIRGVAGTGGVVNITTDKNSQITLTNSTRSANSMTAILLNGRASSGNNLLTLENNGSITINGGQSTGVKTAISGVAGATADITNTGNIQISGSNATAINIASRSSKVKSAGDITVSGTNANGIMLNSTSNITTDQQILDVSGNITIDGNGQAISATTRAATNTITLGNTNITGGSDTNGGGVYMSSTTGTQQLTSAANISAKNDQAIFGSSQATTTIDNNNIVTGYTNFTGAGAVIFNNNANIVLQNFAGTETKSTITNNFGTTGIYNNNGTILFSDKNFDGTNTNAVFNVGTFNNTGVIDLTGKNPTSANDLVGDTFTINGNYVSNDGSVYLNTLLDDASSNGGQGTSDQLIINGNVTTGSAATKLFITPTASSVNLGQLTTGDGIKVVDIKGTSSADAFKLGRSVVAGAYEYTLNQGQTDNSWYLSSYKLNNSSVIQYNPAMGAYLANQTAAVQMFQQTFVDRLLSSDSQNSDASSSLFWLKTKMNYTNYDSIHRGLYNRTRTYTMQIGGDLNVLALENGGNVHFGIMGGYGDFKDTSKSDSTGTQTEGKIDGYSVGVYGTYFANLDMNLGLYVDVWSQMGWYRNQITGEAQLETQKYNSTVWSNAVEVGYGIPFASTGDYQWLVTPQVQLTYNLYNADDQQDKNQLFVSNHDANGLDTRLGVRFHARGISQSIIEPFLETNWLNTTAKNRLDFNGSTYEDGFARSRFETKVGLQGNITTQWSIAAQVAGQWGHNSYNSYQGQLNLSYKF